A genomic segment from Candidatus Viadribacter manganicus encodes:
- a CDS encoding MerR family transcriptional regulator: MTSKAERTYTISQLAREFEVTPRALRFYEDKGLLTPRRDGMNRVYSHRDRAKLQLILRGKRVGLSLIEIKEILDLYKVDQRAQAQTALKKYKSRIVALEAQREDVDAAIEILHDSVKQLEEFLAKPAAPAAMANARAFEAEAKKRLQDAH, from the coding sequence ATGACTTCCAAAGCTGAGCGCACGTACACAATTTCGCAGCTGGCCCGTGAGTTCGAGGTCACGCCTCGAGCGCTCCGCTTTTACGAGGATAAAGGTCTTCTCACCCCGCGCCGCGACGGCATGAACCGCGTCTACTCCCATCGCGACCGCGCCAAGCTCCAACTCATTTTGCGCGGCAAGCGCGTTGGCCTCTCGCTGATCGAGATCAAGGAAATCCTGGATCTCTACAAAGTCGATCAGCGCGCGCAGGCGCAAACGGCGCTCAAGAAATACAAATCACGCATCGTCGCGCTGGAAGCGCAACGCGAAGATGTCGATGCGGCGATCGAAATCTTGCACGACAGCGTAAAGCAGCTCGAAGAGTTCCTTGCGAAGCCTGCCGCCCCCGCCGCCATGGCCAATGCGCGCGCATTTGAGGCCGAGGCAAAGAAGCGGCTGCAAGACGCGCACTAA
- a CDS encoding SEL1-like repeat protein — protein MSGAQSWSVKGIDPKVREAAREAAARQGMSLGEYLNQALASGQLGGGGAQTPPHNSLQQPPRAPRARFGSQTTDYDSEDDWNVGDARAADPTRLAQRIESIERRTQLAVTGLDRAVSTIDRSVLGLAARVEDAEAASSEAAERIADALEQFRNAGDTLSGRLQRAEQTSQEISDVKERLEHQVAVAEEVARRAEAAASFLTTEMGGRDAVIAQTLSEARAVAEEAARQASEASADAVNELRRLQEELNERLIDSEASTRRAIETAVAEVRTETSTETRGAREALLEEVVRLESEISKRVGAVDTLKAEQASLIARIERAEAGARESTAGLRQAAGAAIADLRNAQLTLSARVKQVEDIAGQSGGTIDLSDLRQAQQDIAERLTSLETKTDASPLTGALAAFEARIASVEAATANAPNVDHIGETVSSLDRALQRLADKLEETESTANTAIRHIEETVSSLSARIEHGGGAAMETEAVRAMLEQRLDTMAQTVREEITQELQSVMAGGEGVEGALADVNRRLAAAERRQAQTIEAISIEIKRMSETVDQRLRTVESRNDDAAASAVREELSRMATTLEQRFDDIERREAAAFDRMGLEVGRLSERLEERVGAVEQRSAQAIEHVGEQVARMAERFNQRQDIMARELGERMLDSEERAGQRVSEAISSIMQRLAEVEEHSQEAIAPVQKAVSNVASKLEEFETGRTPAAPAAHAEPSIPTPSRRMEDFPTFNDDISYDLSNPEPQPYVSPRDAAQPMRAGPLPPRQPAMEAPNDHDIYFAEDNQIDDLLVDENTAEEAFVPAEYKPIEVSPDDDLLIDEEVELSVAPPPLDDDPFWTPDDDLAPATIEDAVAGLVAPPAPHANDVPLALGVEEEAPFSLDAPDFNDLPIVTEEEPPAKNDYLANARKAAQAQSLPKTRPDQAAAAPKLSLRGSSRVVLWGAASLVAATLIGGAYYLKNRADSAEPQPDAEPTPVTNMAPTLPPPADPFAEAPAEGMAPDGAVTEGAAPPPAAETAGPPMAQNTTTPSQPVVAGPLPARNVSLEQAAQSGDLTAQYELALQRISSGRAAEGVTMLRRAADRGFAMAQYRLAKLYERGEGVPADLTIARQWTERSAAAGNRRAMHDLGVYFARGEGAPLDEAAAFRWFRQAAELGVADSQYNLGVLYQQGRGVNASASEALFWFLVAARQGDQDAGARATALEAQLAQNQIEQARARSQAFRPRAASAVANGEFGPRAWNTRPST, from the coding sequence ATGAGCGGTGCGCAAAGCTGGAGCGTCAAGGGCATTGACCCCAAAGTGCGAGAGGCGGCGCGTGAAGCTGCGGCTCGTCAGGGCATGAGCCTTGGCGAATATTTGAACCAGGCGCTTGCGTCAGGTCAGCTCGGGGGTGGCGGCGCGCAAACGCCGCCGCACAACTCGCTGCAACAACCGCCGCGCGCGCCGCGGGCCCGCTTTGGTTCGCAGACCACCGACTATGATAGCGAAGACGATTGGAACGTTGGCGATGCACGTGCGGCCGATCCAACGCGTTTGGCGCAGCGCATTGAATCGATTGAACGCCGCACGCAACTCGCGGTGACCGGTCTCGACCGCGCTGTGTCAACGATCGATCGCTCGGTGCTGGGGCTCGCTGCACGCGTTGAAGACGCCGAAGCTGCATCGAGCGAAGCGGCTGAGCGCATTGCCGATGCGCTGGAACAGTTCCGCAATGCGGGCGACACGCTGAGCGGCCGCTTGCAGCGCGCCGAGCAAACCTCGCAGGAAATTTCGGACGTAAAGGAACGTCTTGAGCATCAGGTTGCGGTTGCCGAAGAAGTGGCGCGCCGCGCCGAAGCCGCCGCATCTTTCCTGACCACCGAAATGGGCGGCCGCGACGCCGTCATCGCACAGACGCTGAGCGAAGCGCGCGCGGTTGCCGAAGAAGCTGCGCGTCAAGCGAGCGAAGCTTCGGCGGATGCGGTGAACGAACTGCGCCGTCTGCAAGAAGAACTGAACGAACGCCTGATCGACAGCGAAGCCTCAACGCGGCGCGCGATCGAAACGGCGGTTGCCGAAGTTCGCACCGAGACCTCGACTGAAACACGCGGCGCGCGCGAAGCGCTGCTGGAAGAAGTCGTCCGCCTCGAAAGCGAGATTTCGAAGCGCGTCGGCGCCGTCGATACGCTGAAGGCTGAGCAAGCCTCGCTTATCGCGCGGATCGAGCGCGCGGAAGCCGGCGCGCGCGAAAGCACGGCCGGTTTACGCCAAGCAGCGGGTGCGGCGATCGCGGATCTGCGCAATGCGCAACTCACGCTCTCGGCGCGCGTCAAGCAAGTCGAAGACATCGCTGGCCAATCCGGCGGCACGATCGATCTCAGTGACTTGCGTCAAGCGCAGCAAGACATCGCCGAGCGGCTGACATCACTTGAAACGAAGACCGACGCGAGCCCCCTCACCGGCGCGCTTGCCGCGTTTGAAGCGCGCATCGCCAGCGTCGAAGCGGCAACCGCCAATGCACCGAACGTCGATCATATCGGCGAGACGGTGAGCTCGCTCGATCGCGCGTTGCAGCGCCTAGCCGACAAGCTGGAAGAAACCGAATCGACAGCGAACACGGCGATCCGTCACATCGAAGAGACGGTTTCCTCACTCAGCGCCCGCATCGAGCACGGTGGCGGCGCGGCGATGGAGACAGAAGCTGTGCGCGCTATGCTCGAGCAACGGCTCGACACGATGGCGCAAACGGTGCGCGAAGAGATCACGCAAGAGCTGCAGTCGGTTATGGCGGGCGGCGAAGGCGTCGAGGGCGCGCTGGCTGACGTGAACCGCCGTCTTGCGGCCGCCGAACGGCGCCAAGCGCAAACGATCGAAGCGATCTCGATCGAGATCAAGCGCATGTCGGAGACGGTGGATCAGCGTCTGCGCACGGTTGAATCACGCAATGACGACGCGGCGGCCTCGGCGGTGCGTGAAGAGCTTTCGCGCATGGCGACGACGCTGGAGCAGCGCTTCGACGATATCGAGCGCCGTGAAGCGGCTGCATTCGATCGCATGGGCCTTGAAGTTGGCCGCCTCTCCGAGCGCTTGGAAGAGCGCGTAGGCGCGGTTGAGCAACGCAGCGCGCAAGCCATCGAACATGTGGGCGAGCAAGTCGCGCGCATGGCCGAACGCTTCAACCAACGCCAAGACATTATGGCGCGCGAACTGGGCGAGCGCATGCTCGACAGCGAAGAGCGCGCGGGCCAGCGTGTCTCGGAAGCGATCAGCTCGATCATGCAGCGTTTGGCTGAAGTAGAAGAACACAGCCAAGAGGCGATCGCGCCGGTGCAAAAGGCTGTGTCGAATGTCGCCTCGAAGCTCGAAGAGTTCGAGACGGGCCGTACGCCGGCAGCGCCAGCCGCACATGCGGAGCCGTCCATCCCGACGCCGTCGCGCCGGATGGAAGACTTCCCGACCTTCAACGACGACATCTCCTACGATCTCAGCAATCCTGAGCCGCAGCCTTACGTTTCGCCGCGCGATGCAGCGCAGCCGATGCGCGCTGGACCGCTCCCGCCGCGCCAGCCGGCGATGGAAGCGCCGAACGATCACGACATCTATTTCGCCGAAGACAATCAGATCGACGATCTGCTGGTCGATGAGAACACGGCGGAAGAGGCCTTCGTGCCCGCGGAATACAAGCCGATCGAGGTTTCTCCGGACGACGATCTGCTGATCGACGAAGAGGTGGAACTATCGGTCGCGCCGCCACCGCTTGACGACGATCCGTTCTGGACGCCGGACGACGATCTCGCGCCCGCGACGATTGAAGATGCGGTTGCTGGTTTGGTTGCACCACCTGCGCCGCACGCGAACGATGTGCCGCTGGCATTGGGCGTTGAAGAGGAAGCGCCCTTCTCACTCGATGCGCCGGACTTCAACGATCTGCCGATCGTGACAGAAGAAGAACCGCCGGCGAAGAACGATTATCTCGCCAATGCGCGCAAAGCAGCGCAGGCGCAGTCGCTACCGAAGACGCGCCCGGACCAAGCTGCTGCAGCGCCTAAGCTTAGCCTGCGGGGTTCAAGCCGTGTCGTGTTGTGGGGCGCGGCGAGCCTCGTCGCGGCCACTCTGATTGGTGGCGCGTACTATCTGAAGAACCGCGCCGATAGCGCCGAGCCGCAGCCGGATGCAGAACCGACGCCAGTGACCAACATGGCGCCGACGCTGCCGCCGCCTGCTGATCCGTTCGCGGAAGCGCCAGCCGAAGGCATGGCGCCGGATGGCGCAGTCACTGAGGGCGCTGCGCCGCCGCCTGCGGCGGAAACTGCTGGACCGCCGATGGCCCAGAATACGACGACACCGTCACAGCCGGTGGTCGCGGGTCCGCTGCCGGCGCGCAACGTCTCGCTTGAGCAAGCCGCGCAATCGGGCGATCTCACGGCGCAATATGAACTGGCGCTGCAGCGTATCAGCTCAGGGCGGGCTGCTGAGGGCGTGACCATGCTGCGCCGCGCCGCCGATCGCGGTTTCGCGATGGCGCAATATCGCCTGGCCAAGCTCTATGAGCGCGGCGAAGGCGTGCCGGCGGATCTGACGATCGCGCGCCAATGGACCGAGCGTTCGGCGGCGGCGGGCAATCGCCGCGCCATGCACGATCTTGGCGTCTATTTTGCGCGCGGCGAAGGCGCGCCGCTGGATGAAGCGGCGGCGTTCCGCTGGTTCCGTCAGGCGGCGGAACTGGGCGTTGCGGACAGCCAGTACAATCTGGGCGTCCTCTATCAACAGGGCCGTGGCGTGAACGCTTCCGCGTCGGAAGCCTTGTTCTGGTTCCTTGTGGCCGCCCGTCAGGGCGATCAGGACGCAGGCGCACGTGCGACGGCGCTTGAGGCTCAGCTGGCCCAAAACCAGATCGAACAGGCCCGGGCGCGCTCTCAGGCGTTCCGTCCGCGGGCAGCGAGCGCCGTGGCGAACGGCGAATTCGGCCCGCGCGCCTGGAACACGCGTCCAAGCACTTAA
- a CDS encoding alpha-hydroxy-acid oxidizing protein: MSNTPRQFGPETQGGVYLRGLSGAKPDIPTNFIGLEAAAQKKMTPAAWAYTAGSAGLETAAEANRAAFARFPIAPRMLAGAATRDLGSEIFAARVAAPVFSSPVGVLEMMHPEADLAVARAMKNLNLPMIISSQASTPMEKIAQANGDGPRFYQLYWGKSDALAESFVKRAEAIGCKAIFITLDTLVLGWRPRDLDIGFSPFLRGQGIAQYTSDPVFRGLLPQTPEENPLAAAVHFTQLFSDPGVDWKRIAQIKSWTKLPVVLKGIMRADDAERAVKEGYDGVMVSNHGGRQVDGGIGALDALAKVTAVIGGRVPVFFDSGIRCGADIFKAIALGATAAGIGRPYVYGLALAGEQGVQAVMEYLLAELDITMALNGCPTPKDITRDLLG; encoded by the coding sequence ATGTCTAACACGCCGCGCCAATTCGGACCCGAAACGCAAGGCGGGGTGTATCTGCGCGGACTAAGTGGCGCAAAGCCCGACATCCCAACCAACTTCATCGGACTCGAAGCAGCAGCGCAGAAGAAGATGACGCCGGCGGCGTGGGCGTACACCGCCGGTAGCGCCGGGTTGGAAACGGCGGCGGAAGCAAACCGCGCCGCTTTCGCGCGCTTTCCGATCGCACCGCGCATGCTGGCCGGCGCAGCGACACGTGATCTCGGTAGCGAAATTTTCGCTGCGCGCGTTGCCGCGCCGGTCTTTTCATCGCCGGTAGGCGTGCTCGAGATGATGCATCCCGAGGCCGATCTCGCGGTCGCGCGCGCGATGAAAAACCTCAACCTGCCGATGATCATTTCGTCTCAGGCATCAACGCCGATGGAGAAGATCGCGCAAGCCAACGGCGATGGTCCGCGCTTTTACCAACTCTATTGGGGCAAGTCGGACGCGCTGGCGGAGAGTTTCGTCAAGCGCGCCGAGGCGATCGGCTGCAAAGCCATCTTCATTACGCTCGACACTCTGGTCCTCGGCTGGCGACCGCGTGACCTCGATATCGGCTTCTCGCCGTTCCTGCGCGGGCAGGGTATCGCACAATATACTTCCGACCCCGTGTTTCGGGGGCTGCTCCCGCAGACGCCGGAAGAGAACCCGCTCGCCGCCGCCGTACACTTCACGCAGCTCTTCTCCGATCCGGGCGTCGACTGGAAACGTATCGCGCAAATCAAATCGTGGACGAAACTTCCCGTTGTTCTGAAGGGCATCATGCGTGCTGACGACGCCGAGCGCGCCGTTAAGGAAGGCTATGACGGGGTCATGGTCTCCAATCACGGCGGACGACAGGTCGATGGCGGCATTGGCGCGCTCGACGCGCTGGCGAAGGTGACCGCCGTCATTGGCGGGCGCGTGCCTGTCTTCTTTGACTCCGGCATCCGCTGTGGTGCTGACATCTTCAAAGCCATTGCCCTTGGGGCAACGGCCGCCGGTATTGGTCGTCCTTATGTTTATGGCCTGGCCTTGGCCGGCGAGCAGGGCGTTCAGGCGGTTATGGAATACCTCTTGGCCGAGCTCGACATCACGATGGCGCTCAATGGCTGCCCAACGCCGAAAGACATCACCCGCGATTTGCTTGGCTGA
- a CDS encoding OsmC family protein, which produces MATYTATVVWARGDQPFTDGQYSRAHEISFDGGTVVPGSSSPHVVKLPLSREDAVDPEEMLVASLSTCHMLFVLDFARRAGFVVDSYIDQAEGVMGKDDRGKIAVTQVKLNPIIEWSGDKQPTPEEVRELHHKSHEACFIANSFRGDVAIAEGEAH; this is translated from the coding sequence ATGGCGACCTACACCGCGACCGTTGTCTGGGCGCGCGGCGATCAGCCGTTTACCGACGGCCAATATTCGCGTGCGCACGAGATTTCGTTCGACGGTGGCACGGTGGTTCCAGGCTCGTCCTCGCCGCACGTGGTGAAGCTGCCGCTCTCGCGCGAGGACGCTGTCGATCCCGAAGAAATGCTCGTGGCCTCGCTCTCGACTTGCCACATGCTTTTCGTTTTGGATTTTGCCCGCCGCGCCGGCTTCGTCGTCGATAGCTACATCGATCAAGCCGAAGGCGTGATGGGCAAGGACGATCGCGGCAAGATCGCCGTCACCCAGGTGAAGCTCAATCCGATCATCGAATGGAGCGGCGATAAGCAGCCGACACCCGAAGAAGTGCGCGAGCTCCATCACAAATCCCACGAAGCCTGCTTCATCGCCAATTCATTCCGCGGCGATGTCGCCATCGCGGAAGGTGAGGCGCACTGA
- a CDS encoding acyl-CoA dehydrogenase C-terminal domain-containing protein produces MPTYTAPLREYRFLLKDVLDIERYSNLPTFADAPIDLIDQVLEEGAKFCEGVLAPLNKVGDEHGCVRRDDGSVTTPPGFKEAYKQLVEAGWPALSCDPNYGGQGMPHVISLAWSEMVSSSNMAFGMYPGLSHGAYEAIHHHGSDEQKQTYLPKLVTGEWTGTMNLTEPHCGTDLGMLRTKAIPQTDGSYRITGQKIFISAGEHDLASNIIHLVLARIEGAPQGTKGISLFIVPKFVLDKDGNPGKRNGVVCGKIEEKMGIHGNSTCVLNYDDATGYLVGQENKGLQGMFVMMNVARLGVGLQGLSQSEVAYQNGVAYAKDRLQGRSITGAKNPDGPADPIIVHPDIRRMLMDAKAFNEGARAFAFWTAIYGDLLLVSPDEKVREKAEDYMGLMTPVLKSYLTDKGYANATNCQQIFGGHGYIEEHGMSQFVRDARIAMIYEGANGIQALDLVGRKLGANGGRAIFAFFNEIDDFVHNHEDDAELKEFVEALQGAKAQMQDGAMWLMQNGMSNFDNAGAASHDFLNVVGLTALTYMWTLQAKAAYAAKKNGGAGDPYYDTKIATGRYFITRMLPDAAAHLAKLKSGAGPVMALTAEQF; encoded by the coding sequence ATGCCGACATACACGGCGCCGCTTCGCGAATATCGCTTTCTCCTCAAGGATGTGCTCGACATTGAGCGCTATTCCAATTTGCCGACTTTTGCGGACGCGCCGATCGATTTGATCGACCAGGTGTTGGAAGAGGGCGCGAAATTCTGTGAAGGCGTGCTCGCGCCTTTGAACAAGGTCGGCGACGAGCACGGCTGTGTGCGGCGCGATGATGGCTCGGTGACGACGCCGCCCGGCTTCAAGGAAGCCTACAAGCAACTCGTCGAGGCCGGCTGGCCGGCGCTCTCCTGCGATCCGAACTATGGCGGCCAAGGTATGCCGCACGTGATCTCTCTGGCGTGGAGCGAGATGGTGTCGTCGTCGAACATGGCGTTCGGCATGTACCCGGGCCTCAGCCACGGCGCCTACGAAGCCATCCACCATCACGGCAGCGATGAGCAAAAGCAGACCTACCTGCCCAAGCTCGTTACCGGCGAATGGACCGGCACCATGAACTTGACGGAGCCGCATTGCGGCACCGATCTTGGCATGCTGCGCACCAAAGCGATCCCGCAAACCGACGGCAGCTATCGCATCACCGGCCAGAAGATTTTCATCTCGGCCGGCGAACACGATCTTGCGTCGAACATCATCCACCTCGTGCTCGCGCGCATCGAAGGCGCGCCTCAGGGCACTAAGGGCATTTCACTTTTCATCGTGCCGAAGTTCGTCCTCGATAAGGACGGCAACCCGGGTAAGCGCAACGGCGTCGTCTGCGGCAAGATCGAAGAGAAGATGGGCATCCACGGCAACTCGACGTGCGTGCTCAATTACGATGACGCGACCGGCTATCTCGTCGGCCAGGAGAACAAAGGTCTCCAGGGCATGTTCGTGATGATGAACGTCGCGCGCCTTGGCGTCGGCCTTCAAGGTCTTTCGCAATCGGAAGTCGCCTATCAAAATGGCGTCGCCTACGCGAAGGATCGCTTGCAGGGCCGTTCGATCACTGGCGCGAAAAACCCGGACGGCCCCGCCGATCCGATCATCGTCCACCCCGACATTCGCCGCATGCTGATGGACGCCAAGGCGTTCAACGAGGGCGCGCGCGCTTTCGCTTTCTGGACCGCCATCTACGGCGATCTCCTGCTTGTCTCACCCGATGAGAAGGTGCGCGAAAAGGCCGAAGATTATATGGGTCTGATGACGCCGGTGCTGAAAAGCTATCTCACCGACAAAGGCTACGCTAACGCCACCAATTGCCAGCAAATCTTCGGCGGCCACGGCTACATCGAAGAGCACGGCATGAGCCAGTTCGTGCGCGATGCTCGCATCGCCATGATCTACGAGGGCGCCAACGGCATCCAGGCGCTCGATCTCGTCGGTCGCAAGCTCGGCGCCAATGGCGGCCGCGCCATCTTCGCCTTCTTCAACGAGATCGACGATTTCGTGCACAACCACGAAGACGACGCCGAACTCAAGGAATTCGTCGAAGCTCTGCAGGGCGCGAAGGCTCAAATGCAGGACGGCGCCATGTGGCTGATGCAGAACGGCATGTCGAACTTCGACAATGCCGGCGCCGCTTCACACGATTTCCTCAATGTCGTCGGTCTCACCGCGCTTACCTACATGTGGACGCTGCAAGCCAAGGCCGCTTACGCCGCCAAGAAAAACGGCGGCGCTGGCGATCCATATTACGACACCAAGATCGCCACCGGCCGCTATTTCATCACCCGCATGCTGCCCGACGCCGCCGCGCATCTCGCCAAGCTGAAGAGCGGCGCCGGCCCGGTCATGGCGCTCACCGCGGAGCAGTTCTGA
- a CDS encoding acetyl-CoA C-acetyltransferase — MAEAYIYDAVRTPRGKGKSNGSLHEQTSLQLATQVLEAIRDRNNLDTSKVDDVYMGCLSPIGEQGGNLPRIAVLNAGYAQTVAGVQVERFCASGLEACNIAAAKVKSGEAELAIGAGCESMSRVPMGSTGGSWATDPSIAMKSYFTPQGVAADAIATKYGFSRTDLDSYAVQSQQRAAQAWKENRFKKSIVPVKDQLGVTLLAHDEFMRPETTLQSLGALEPSFKMQGEVMPGFDGVIQQRYPEIEKIDHVHHAGNSSGIVDGAAGVLIGTKEMGEALGLKPRARILGGASIGSEPSIMLTGPEHVTAKLMKKLGLTKQDIDLWELNEAFAAVVLRWVQALDLDMAKVNVNGGAIAMGHPIGATGAMILGTMVDELERADKERALITLCIGAGMGTATVIERVN, encoded by the coding sequence ATGGCTGAGGCCTATATTTATGACGCGGTTCGCACCCCGCGCGGCAAAGGCAAGTCGAACGGCTCGCTGCACGAGCAAACGTCGCTGCAATTGGCGACGCAAGTGCTCGAGGCGATCCGCGATCGCAACAACCTCGACACCTCGAAAGTCGATGACGTTTACATGGGCTGCCTCTCACCGATCGGCGAGCAGGGCGGCAACCTCCCGCGTATCGCCGTGCTCAACGCCGGTTACGCGCAAACCGTCGCTGGCGTGCAGGTCGAGCGCTTCTGCGCATCTGGCCTTGAAGCCTGCAACATCGCCGCCGCGAAAGTGAAATCCGGCGAAGCCGAACTCGCCATCGGCGCCGGCTGCGAAAGCATGAGCCGCGTACCGATGGGCTCGACCGGCGGTTCATGGGCGACTGATCCGTCGATCGCGATGAAATCCTACTTCACGCCGCAAGGCGTCGCCGCCGACGCGATCGCAACCAAGTACGGCTTCTCGCGCACCGATCTTGATAGCTACGCGGTCCAATCCCAGCAGCGCGCCGCGCAAGCCTGGAAGGAAAACCGCTTCAAGAAGTCGATCGTGCCGGTGAAGGATCAACTCGGCGTCACGCTGCTCGCGCACGACGAATTCATGCGCCCGGAAACTACGCTTCAATCGCTCGGCGCGCTTGAGCCCAGTTTCAAGATGCAAGGCGAAGTGATGCCTGGTTTCGATGGCGTCATTCAGCAGCGTTATCCGGAAATCGAAAAGATCGATCACGTCCACCACGCCGGCAACTCGTCCGGCATCGTTGACGGCGCCGCTGGTGTTTTGATCGGCACCAAGGAAATGGGCGAAGCGCTCGGCCTGAAGCCGCGCGCCCGCATCCTCGGCGGCGCTTCGATCGGCTCTGAGCCGTCAATCATGTTGACGGGCCCTGAGCACGTCACGGCGAAGCTGATGAAGAAGCTCGGCCTCACCAAGCAAGACATCGACCTCTGGGAGCTCAACGAAGCTTTCGCGGCGGTCGTGCTGCGCTGGGTCCAAGCGCTCGATCTCGATATGGCCAAGGTCAACGTCAATGGCGGCGCTATCGCGATGGGTCACCCCATTGGCGCAACCGGCGCGATGATCCTCGGCACCATGGTCGATGAACTCGAACGCGCCGACAAAGAACGCGCGCTTATCACGCTCTGCATCGGCGCCGGCATGGGCACCGCAACCGTGATCGAACGGGTGAACTAA